One Pygocentrus nattereri isolate fPygNat1 chromosome 12, fPygNat1.pri, whole genome shotgun sequence DNA window includes the following coding sequences:
- the LOC119264686 gene encoding B-cell receptor CD22-like translates to MNGTFTHPEYLTVTETFWFIHPVKDVEPTDLSKDPDYSGRVEFFTDKQKHFSLKLSEVMKKDEHHFYFRIITNVEKERWAGEPGVQLRVTELHVEAPEEVTEGQTADLTCKTTCSLTDPTFIWYKNGHPLTTKTIKNNQLHLQTVSSEDAGSYSCAVGGSQHLRSTAHSLRVRYPPKNVSVSISPSGEIVEGSSVTLTCSSDGNPPVKNYIWFKEGGTSPVGSGHSSIINITADHTGLYYCEAQNDHGALNGTVMVTVKSQSWSAVWFAVGGGGGSFLLMTVLICICSFHRMKKTAAGPDHSKTRQDDVLYTNVTHRTSRPAQAADSADSAAADVLYDEVTSTDQQGEPQYASVTFHHHTAAPGSTTQNVEDPSVIYSTVRKD, encoded by the exons ATGAACGGAACTTTTACTCACCCAGAATATCTCACAGTGACAGAGACTTTCTGGTTCATACACCCAGTTAAGGATGTGGAGCCGACTGATCTGAGTAAAGACCCAGATTATTCAGGCAGAGTCGAGTTTTTCACTGATAAACAGAAACACTTCTCCCTCAAACTGAGTGAGGTAATGAAGAAGGATGAACATCATTTCTACTTCAGAATCATAACAAatgtagaaaaagaaagatgggcAGGTGAACCTGGAGTTCAGCTCAGAGTTACAG AGCTCCATGTAGAAGCTCCTGAAGAAGTGACCGAGGGACAAACAGCAGATCTGACATGTAAGACCACCTGTAGTCTGACTGACCCAACATTCATCTGGTACAAAAATGGACATCCTTTAACCACAAAGACCATCAAGAACAACCAGCTCCACCTGCAGACGGTCAGCAGTGAGGATGCAGGCAGTTATAGCTGTGCTGTAGGAGGATCTCAACACCTCCGCTCTACTGCTCACAGCCTCAGAGTCAGAT ATCCTCCAAAGAAcgtctcagtgtccatcagtccctctggtgaaatagtggagggcagttcagtgactctgacctgcagcagtgatggaaacccacctgtgaagaaCTACATCTGGTTTAAAGAAGGTGGAACCTCACCTGTAGGATCTGGACACAGttccatcattaacatcactgctgaccacacTGGACTGTACTACTGTGAAGCTCAGAATGATCATGGAGCTCTGAATGGAACTGTGATGGTCACTGTTAAGA GTCAGAGTTGGTCTGCAGTCTGGTTTGcagtgggaggaggaggaggaagttTTCTCCTTATGACTGTCCTAATCTGCATCTGCAG TTTTCACAGAATGAAGAAAACAGCTGCTGGACCTGATCACAGTAAAACAAGACAG GATGATGTCCTCTACACCAACGTTACACACCGCACATCCAGACctgcacaggctgctgactCTGCTGACTctgcagctgctgatgttctgtaTGATGAAGTGACCAGCActgaccagcagggggagccCCAATATGCCAGTGTTACATTCCACCACCACACAGCTGCCCCTGG